The DNA window AAAGCACGCTATGCATGCATAATTGCATTTAGCTCCAAAAATCCAAAGTAATAAACCCATTTTGTTACCACCCACTTTGATGCCTTGGCCTGTCACGTCATCTTTATTAGTTTTTCAGGGGCATTTAAACAAATATGTCATTCTTATTTGTTTCTCTATTCCACTCTTCTCATTTTCTTGGAACCACTCGTACGAGaggtatttattatttttactatttttgataaaaattgaatgattctcattcaatctcAGTATGACCTTGTTCATGCTATTGTGAAGTAActgtgaaacaaaaaaaacaagagagagactGAATAGAACAATGTGATCAATCGACTTCAAGAGGGCTCCAAGGCTCCACATCTATGGCATGAAGCGTCAATTGGGATCTGACTAAATGGCTTAAGTGACATTAATCATTTTTCTATTGAACTCTTTAATCTTAAGACAAGCATGTTTTTTTCTCATTTGACCTGAAGTAATTTAAGCTTGCTGCTTGTTCTTTTTGCTCCTTCATTTTCAAGTCTCTCTCAGGTTATCATGTATCAGATGCCAATCCAATTCTAATCTCTCTCGAGAACTGAAAAAGAGGGAATTAATCTACCATAAGCAACCATTTTCAAATTGTTAAAACAGATTACTAGATTTGAGTAGTCTCAATTATCTATAAAAGTAATGCATTCTGAAACGGATTATCTCACTACAGAAATTTGATCAGAACCACTAATTAAGTTCTTTCATTTACAAATTCAAGATTGGTAATTCTTAGAAGATCTCCCATAAAAGCATGGAGGTTTGTGAAAGTAGATCCATCCTTCTCTATAGCTCCTTGACAAGATCTCTGAAGTTCTTTAGCTCTTTCCCGCAGATCTATTCCTTCATCTCCATCCATCAACCTTTGCACAACGCGAGCAATCTTATCTCTTCCAACTACGTTTTCCACTCCAATCTCCTCTTTCACTCTTAAGCCAATCTTCCAGTCTTCCACAATCAAATTACTGTTAGGAATTTGATCAACTAACAGAGGAAAAGTAAGCATTGGCATCCCTGAGTAAATGGCTTCTAGTATTGAATTCCATCCACAGTGTGTAAAGAACCCTGCTACAGATGAATGGGATAAGACCCTCAATTGATCACACCATGGTACTACTAGTCCCATTTCACCACAAGTTTCCTGCAAATTGAGGGCTTCAGCGCGAGCAATCCACAAGTATCGAACCCCACTGGTCTGCAACCCCATTGCAATTTCATGCATTTGTGTGGCTGAAGCAGATAAGAAACTACCCAATGAGACATACAAGACAGAATTTTTGGGTTGACAGTCCAGCCACTTGAAGTAATCCACAGCATTGCCGCTGCTGGTTTCAGAGGGTGTGACTCTGTTTTCAAGTAACATGAAAGGGATGGAGGGACCTATTGGGTAAATGGGTATTGGAAGTATTCCCCTTAAGGTATCAATTACATGGGCTTGAAGCTCGTAGAAGGAAGTAGAGAGAATGAATTGTGCTTTGGTTACCCAAGAGAAGGCTTCTAGTATTCTCTTTATAATTTCATTCTTGCGAGTGTAAATGGATGGCAGACCTCCTAGGCGTATTGCAGGGATTCCTGGGATGTAAGTTATGATCTCATCTTTCCTTTCTGTGAAgcaaaaagagaaaacagaTTTAGCTACTTACCATTACATGATTGTTTAATAGAAATATTTGGAATAAGAAAATATTtgggtttggttcgatttggccGATCTTGAATCCGGATGATCCCATCCGGCAATTCTAAGATATTTTATCCAATTCCGATCGATTTTGGGCAGATTCAGACCAGATCGGATTGGGCTGTGACTGATTCTGCTTACTTGAACCATGGTAGAATTAGGAGGTATTTGAATAGACCTGAGATGTTTTCAAACGGAATTGATAGATGGCCGGAAGCAACAAGGAGGTGACAATGATAGTGAAATGAAAACAACGACGGCGCCATCGGCCAAAGCAAAGCCACCGGAATATTCCTCCTGTTTCCTACAGCTACTGACCATGCCAAGAAAGTGTCAGCTATAATAGAAGTTGCAGGTGGGTGGAGCTGATCGAGAAGTTGATCAAAAGGAGCTTCCATCTTTGTGCAAACAGCCTCAAAGAAGCCGGCGAAGTCCGACCCACGAGTCAGCTCTGATGGGATTACATTAGGGATGGAACGAAACTGGATGTTGAGAGTGTTTGGAGCTGATCCAGATCCTGGTCTGAGTAAGATGAGCCACTTTTCGGTGACCACAAATGTGACGGCTAAGCCTCTTGAAGCGAGAAGGGTGCACACATTCATCATTGGGTTGATATGGCCACGACCTGGGTATGGTATTGCTACCACATGGCAGCCTGTGATTTTCTCTAAGCCACTGAAAGACATTGCCGGAATATGATGCAGCAAGTGCTCGGAGCTTTGGAAGAAACTTAAACTTCACCGGCGAGAACAACATTAATCAAATCGGTTCATCGCTATAGTTATATATCCAAAGTCTGACCATATTTTCTTGGTGACATAAGCAAAGGAAAGCATGAAGCACGCTATGCCACGCAAAATCCATAGCGGGTTGATAAGATAAGGCTCTGTTATCGAAACCAGGTTGGAACCTACTACCAAATCCAAATTCTTTATGGAGAAGTTTTTCCAAGCGGGGTAGTGCGGTTACTGCACATGCATGATAGCCAACAAGAGCATACAAAAAAGTATCAACAGCGGTTTGAGAACCCCTGTAAGTGTACATTGATGTGTAGCATAAATCCAACTACTAGAAATGCCTTGGACTGCGATTTGGCACATTGATCTACAAGTTTGTGTTCTTGATCATTGGATGATGCACTACACCCTAATATGCGTTATAGAGGATCTCAATCCCTTCAACATAGGCGTCATTTTGCCTGTGTATGAGGCAAGGGCCTGTTCCCCCTCCCAAACAATATCTGATATCCCCTTTCTTTATGAGCCTAAACTGTtatagcaatttttttttttcctttatgggTGTTAAAACCTAGCTCAAACCTGTTTAATTAATCagaattaatagaaaaaattcaaatggaacAATCGATCCTAAGcacattggttttggattgaggtATGACAGTACCAATTGAAATTGGACCACATTGAATCAACCAATATTCAGataaaaaaccaaaccaattgaaactgataaaaaaataattagagTATGAGATTATGAATAAGTGAATTAATTATCCATAAATTTCAATATTATGAAGAAGATTTTTGATTGTATGGGGAATTATTACAAATGAACaaatatgaggttatgaatagggAATTTAATTTATAACTAACACACCGACACTTTCTGTATACAAGGACAGATACAAAAATACAATACTAACAAACAAATACAAACATTTATACATTAGAGGCATCAGAACTATCAGAACTGCTGGTTGGATACGTACTGGCGGTATCGACCAACCAATCATTGTAGGCTTCTAGAAGCTGTTAGATGCGAGGATCAGGCAGTTGACCTTTTGATGAAGTTTAGAGTGTGTGGGTGTCTATCTCCCGCATaaggagtttagtcccacattgctcATGGATCTCGTCTGTGGTCTATACTTAAGTCCTTGGACACCTTCTTCTGATAAGTCGGTTTTGAGGGAGAAAGTAAATGGTTAAACCCAGATCTGATATCAAAGCTGGGCGGACCGGGGGAGAGTGTGTGCATGTTTATCTCCTACGTAAGGAGTTTATTCCCACGCGGTCTATACTTAAGTCCTTGGGCGCCTAAGGGATCTCTTTGTTCACCATACAAAATTAGATGGACAATTCAATGAATATTTGATAGTGGGTTTATAAATTTCAATATTAGCTACATTTCCATTACAATATATTCATCTTTGTTCCTATTACAACATGGACACATCAAATCAATTTCCCTAATCCTAATCCTAGCTTGTTTgacttggtgatgatgatttAAAGTATTTTTTACTGAATCTTTCCTCACAACAGGATATAAATATAAGATTTATTCGTGgttcaaacccaaacccaaaaacaaacCAGTATTAATCCAATATTGGAAAACCATAAAAACCTCAAACCGTACAATCCTACCTCtgtttttatatgtttttctcATCCAACAGTACAAATCGGTTTTAAGGGGGGAAATTGGTTGGCGCAAGTATTGCAAACGTCAAATGTTAAAGATATATTAAGAGCAACcagtttgtgtgtgtgtgtgtgtgagagagagagagagagagagagagagagagagagagagagagagttacaaTTTTAACCAAGCTTTCTATTAGTCCGCTCCTGACACTCGATACTTTATACAGGGTTCTCCATCACTGCTTCACTTCCCCTTTTAGCAGCTACATCATCTGTAATACATTGTGTTTACagccaaaaaaatgacaaaactaGAGAGAGGATCAATGACCCTCCTGTACATATTTCCTGGTGAAAACAAAGTGATGCCGAAACAGTGGATTTGGCAACCATGCTGCAGAGAACAAGTATGAACAATATTATCGTACAGCTGCTCCGCTTGCCCTCTTGCTTTGGTATAGAGGTATCACAGGCTAACCCAACCAGAAGTTGCCTCTACATTCGTTTTGAATATAACTTCCGCCAAGCTTCCAAAGCGAAAAGCCCACCACTTGGATCAATCCATCCAGAAACTTTTCACCAATTTCAATTTGCCTTAATTTTCCCTACTTACTTTCAGGTAGGTGAATGGTTAGATGGTGAGATCTCATCCATGGCTCTAAAACCAGCATCACCAGAATCGTATGTATGAGGGTATTCTGTAGGCTCTGGTGTCACTGTGCCGGCTGCAGTATATGCTGGTTCAATGTTCTCATTTATGCTCTTCTTCGGTCTCTTTGGCCTCTTGGGCTTATGCTGTTGTAAGTCTCTATCCTGGACAGAATTGTCCAGGTCATTGTTGACACACTGGGGTTCATCCATCCCCATGAAAGAATCATTGATTTTGGGGGCTTTCTGAGAACGTGCTTTTGGAGGGGTCTGTTTCTCTGAGCTTGCTTTCctctgaaaacaaaaaattagtgTAAGCTATGATGAAAGAGGCAGTGTGCTAGCACGGTTCAAGTCATTATTTACAAACTGGAAGTCTAACAGAAGTTGGTAACCTCCATTTCCTTCAGACAAGAGCCTGCCCAACTGCTCACAAAATTAGA is part of the Macadamia integrifolia cultivar HAES 741 chromosome 9, SCU_Mint_v3, whole genome shotgun sequence genome and encodes:
- the LOC122088693 gene encoding UDP-glycosyltransferase 87A1-like; the protein is MSFSGLEKITGCHVVAIPYPGRGHINPMMNVCTLLASRGLAVTFVVTEKWLILLRPGSGSAPNTLNIQFRSIPNVIPSELTRGSDFAGFFEAVCTKMEAPFDQLLDQLHPPATSIIADTFLAWSVAVGNRRNIPVALLWPMAPSLFSFHYHCHLLVASGHLSIPFENISERKDEIITYIPGIPAIRLGGLPSIYTRKNEIIKRILEAFSWVTKAQFILSTSFYELQAHVIDTLRGILPIPIYPIGPSIPFMLLENRVTPSETSSGNAVDYFKWLDCQPKNSVLYVSLGSFLSASATQMHEIAMGLQTSGVRYLWIARAEALNLQETCGEMGLVVPWCDQLRVLSHSSVAGFFTHCGWNSILEAIYSGMPMLTFPLLVDQIPNSNLIVEDWKIGLRVKEEIGVENVVGRDKIARVVQRLMDGDEGIDLRERAKELQRSCQGAIEKDGSTFTNLHAFMGDLLRITNLEFVNERT